In Pelosinus sp. UFO1, one genomic interval encodes:
- a CDS encoding Nif3-like dinuclear metal center hexameric protein, whose protein sequence is MSVKCQVIMDAMDKLAPRHLAESWDNVGLLVGSPSQTIHKIRITLDVTKEVVEQAILDNVDLIIAHHPLIFKSITSIRTDLPQGQVLSSLLKANIGVYAAHTNLDSAEGGVNDALAACLGLQDIQPLAVNSTEKLCKLVVFVPQTHVEVVREALAAAGAGHIGKYSNCTFSANGIGTFLPLEDAKPFIGNNGKLESVEESRIETVMPDRISRRVIKAMIKAHPYEEVAYDLYQLMNSGKEFGLGRIGKLEIPMLFSDFADQVKNLLGVDSVNIAGSCDKLIKKVAVCGGAGAGVLHKAVFAGADVLVTGDVKYHEAQNAIVSGIGIIDAGHFATEQPILSRVKEFLTSCADQGKWSVIVEVDEINKNILHRY, encoded by the coding sequence ATGTCTGTAAAATGTCAAGTAATTATGGATGCAATGGATAAGTTAGCGCCAAGGCATTTAGCTGAAAGTTGGGATAATGTAGGTTTATTAGTTGGGAGCCCATCCCAAACAATCCATAAGATACGAATTACCTTAGATGTTACGAAGGAGGTTGTAGAGCAAGCGATACTCGATAATGTAGATCTCATCATTGCTCATCACCCTCTTATATTCAAAAGCATTACATCAATACGAACAGATTTGCCGCAAGGGCAAGTTTTATCCAGCCTGCTTAAGGCAAATATAGGGGTCTACGCAGCTCATACTAATCTTGATTCAGCGGAGGGTGGCGTTAATGATGCTTTAGCTGCCTGTTTAGGGTTGCAGGATATTCAACCCTTAGCAGTAAACTCCACTGAAAAGTTATGCAAATTAGTAGTGTTTGTGCCGCAAACTCATGTAGAAGTGGTGCGAGAAGCGTTAGCAGCGGCTGGGGCTGGGCATATTGGAAAATATAGTAACTGCACATTTTCGGCAAATGGTATAGGTACTTTTTTACCTTTAGAAGATGCAAAACCATTCATTGGTAATAATGGTAAGTTAGAATCTGTTGAAGAAAGCCGCATTGAAACAGTTATGCCCGACAGAATTAGTCGTAGGGTAATTAAAGCGATGATTAAAGCCCATCCCTATGAGGAAGTTGCGTATGATTTATATCAACTAATGAATTCAGGTAAAGAATTTGGATTAGGTCGTATAGGTAAGCTCGAAATACCTATGTTGTTTTCAGATTTTGCGGATCAGGTGAAAAATCTATTAGGAGTAGATTCTGTAAATATAGCAGGTTCATGTGATAAGTTGATAAAGAAGGTAGCAGTATGTGGGGGCGCTGGTGCTGGGGTATTGCATAAAGCGGTATTTGCTGGAGCCGATGTATTAGTAACCGGAGATGTAAAATACCATGAAGCCCAAAATGCTATAGTAAGTGGTATTGGTATTATTGACGCGGGCCATTTTGCCACGGAGCAACCTATATTGTCTCGTGTAAAAGAATTTCTAACTTCCTGTGCCGATCAAGGTAAGTGGTCGGTTATTGTCGAGGTTGATGAAATCAACAAAAATATTCTACATCGATATTAA
- the rpoD gene encoding RNA polymerase sigma factor RpoD, giving the protein MEEGSKMTEKKTISSEYVTKLVNKGKKQGGVLTYSEIMDTLQSEDLSPDEIEEIYEVFSSKGIEIVDELPDDTERADEPDVVEVEEVTPEEVDIDLTIPEGISIDDPVRMYLKEIGRVPLLTADEEIKLAQRMEQGDEEAKRRLAEANLRLVVSIAKRYVGRGMLFLDLIQEGNLGLIKAVEKFDYNKGYKFSTYATWWIRQAITRAIADQARTIRIPVHMVETINKLIRVSRQLLQELGREPQPEEIAKEMDISVERVREIMKIAQEPVSLETPIGEEEDSHLGDFIEDQDAPAPAEAASFMLLKEQLEEVLETLTPREEKVLRLRFGLDDGRARTLEEVGQHFGVTRERIRQIEAKALRKLRHPSRSKKLKDFLE; this is encoded by the coding sequence ATGGAGGAGGGGAGTAAAATGACAGAAAAAAAGACAATTTCGAGTGAATATGTAACTAAATTAGTGAACAAAGGGAAAAAACAGGGTGGCGTGCTAACTTATAGTGAAATCATGGATACTCTCCAAAGTGAAGATTTATCTCCTGATGAAATTGAAGAGATATATGAGGTCTTTTCTAGTAAAGGAATTGAAATAGTTGATGAACTTCCGGATGATACTGAAAGAGCAGATGAGCCTGATGTTGTCGAGGTAGAAGAAGTAACTCCTGAGGAAGTTGATATTGATTTAACTATCCCAGAGGGGATTAGTATTGACGACCCTGTTCGCATGTATCTTAAGGAAATTGGAAGAGTACCCTTACTGACGGCTGACGAAGAAATTAAACTGGCACAGCGCATGGAGCAAGGTGATGAAGAAGCCAAAAGACGTTTGGCAGAAGCCAATTTGCGGCTTGTAGTTAGTATTGCTAAACGTTATGTTGGACGTGGTATGTTATTTTTGGATTTAATTCAAGAAGGCAACCTTGGACTAATCAAAGCTGTTGAAAAATTTGATTATAATAAAGGTTACAAATTTAGTACGTATGCTACCTGGTGGATTCGTCAAGCAATTACTCGTGCAATAGCTGATCAGGCGCGGACGATTCGTATTCCTGTGCATATGGTAGAGACTATTAATAAATTGATTCGTGTATCTAGACAATTACTACAGGAATTAGGGCGTGAGCCTCAACCTGAAGAGATTGCAAAAGAGATGGATATTAGTGTTGAGCGTGTAAGAGAGATTATGAAAATTGCTCAAGAACCAGTATCTTTAGAAACGCCGATTGGTGAAGAAGAAGACTCTCATTTAGGAGATTTTATTGAGGATCAGGACGCACCAGCACCAGCTGAGGCAGCTTCTTTTATGCTCTTAAAGGAACAGTTAGAAGAGGTATTAGAAACTCTTACTCCACGGGAAGAAAAGGTTCTTAGACTGCGATTTGGTTTAGATGATGGACGGGCTCGCACATTAGAAGAAGTAGGACAACACTTTGGTGTTACCCGTGAACGTATTCGACAAATTGAGGCGAAAGCCCTTAGAAAACTACGTCATCCTAGCCGTAGCAAAAAATTAAAAGACTTTTTAGAGTAA
- a CDS encoding pyruvate, water dikinase regulatory protein — translation MIYALSDSIGETAEMIARATASQFQVGSFEIIRIPYIKSTDQIERILEEAANNTSVICHTIVGPELRKALLSQAKRHGIPTIDIMGPMINAVQHVSGLHPQLKPGLIHTLDQAYFKRVAAIEFAVKYDDGKNPCGILKADVVLVGVSRTSKTPLSMYLAHKELKVANVPMVPEVAPPKELFEIPAERIVGLIIDPIKLNNIRAERLRSMGLDPASCYADSERITEEVEYAKSIMYKLKCPIIDVSNKAIEETANKIMELVCKKKQSAIYGNEFCS, via the coding sequence ATAATTTATGCTTTATCTGATTCTATTGGAGAAACAGCGGAAATGATAGCTAGAGCAACGGCTAGTCAGTTTCAAGTTGGATCTTTTGAAATTATTCGTATTCCTTATATTAAAAGTACTGATCAAATTGAACGAATCCTTGAGGAAGCAGCAAATAATACAAGTGTTATTTGCCATACAATCGTAGGCCCTGAGCTTAGGAAGGCATTGCTGTCTCAAGCGAAGCGCCATGGCATTCCAACCATAGATATTATGGGACCTATGATTAATGCGGTGCAGCATGTGTCTGGGCTGCATCCTCAATTAAAGCCTGGGCTAATTCACACACTAGATCAAGCTTATTTTAAGCGTGTTGCAGCGATTGAATTTGCAGTAAAATATGATGATGGTAAAAATCCTTGTGGCATCTTAAAGGCAGATGTTGTATTGGTTGGAGTGTCACGTACATCTAAGACTCCCCTTAGTATGTACTTAGCTCATAAGGAACTAAAAGTGGCCAATGTACCAATGGTTCCCGAGGTGGCACCACCTAAAGAATTATTTGAAATTCCTGCAGAACGTATTGTAGGGCTAATTATTGATCCTATTAAGCTTAACAACATTCGTGCAGAAAGACTACGATCCATGGGACTCGATCCTGCTTCCTGTTATGCTGATTCCGAGCGAATTACAGAGGAAGTCGAATACGCTAAAAGTATTATGTATAAGCTGAAATGTCCGATTATTGATGTATCAAACAAAGCGATTGAGGAAACTGCAAATAAAATTATGGAACTTGTTTGCAAAAAGAAGCAGTCAGCTATCTATGGGAACGAGTTCTGTTCATAG
- the nirJ2 gene encoding putative heme d1 biosynthesis radical SAM protein NirJ2, which translates to MIISWNTTQACNISCVHCYRDAGTKRTDELSTEEGKKLLDEMARAGFKIIILSGGEPLMRSDIYELIRYAKSIGLRPVLGTNGILITEEVAIKLKEAGLGAAGISLDSTDKNIHDKFRQSEGAWDKTIAAMQACKKVGLPFQIHTTITTWNEKEVTDITDLAVKIGAMAHHIFFLVPTGRGKDIEDTTLKTEQYEAVLTRILEKQKEVPIELKPTCAPQFMRIAKERNIPMRFTRGCLAGTGYCVILPNGDVQACPYLPIKIGNVRETDFDILWRDSEMFNKLRHETLKGGCGTCGYDGICGGCRARAYYYYDGDYMAEEPWCDRGVREVKK; encoded by the coding sequence ATGATCATTTCATGGAATACTACTCAGGCCTGTAATATTAGCTGTGTTCATTGTTATCGTGATGCAGGAACGAAAAGAACAGATGAATTAAGTACGGAAGAAGGTAAGAAATTATTAGATGAAATGGCTCGCGCTGGCTTTAAAATTATTATTTTAAGTGGTGGCGAACCATTGATGCGATCTGATATTTACGAATTAATTCGCTACGCTAAAAGTATTGGTCTAAGGCCTGTACTTGGTACGAATGGAATTCTAATTACTGAGGAAGTAGCTATTAAACTAAAAGAGGCTGGACTTGGAGCAGCGGGCATTAGTCTAGATAGCACTGATAAAAACATTCATGACAAGTTTCGGCAGTCGGAAGGTGCTTGGGATAAAACAATTGCTGCTATGCAAGCCTGTAAGAAGGTGGGGCTTCCTTTTCAAATTCATACAACAATAACTACGTGGAATGAAAAGGAAGTTACTGATATTACTGATTTAGCGGTCAAAATAGGAGCTATGGCTCATCATATCTTTTTCTTAGTGCCCACAGGCAGGGGGAAAGATATTGAAGATACCACGCTAAAAACAGAGCAATATGAAGCAGTGCTAACACGCATATTAGAGAAACAAAAAGAAGTACCAATTGAACTTAAACCTACCTGTGCTCCTCAATTTATGCGTATAGCTAAGGAACGTAATATACCAATGCGATTTACGCGTGGCTGTTTAGCGGGTACTGGTTATTGTGTAATTCTGCCAAATGGTGACGTACAAGCTTGTCCTTATTTGCCGATTAAGATCGGCAATGTTCGTGAAACTGATTTTGATATCCTTTGGCGAGATAGTGAGATGTTTAATAAATTACGACACGAAACATTAAAAGGCGGCTGTGGAACTTGTGGCTATGATGGTATTTGTGGTGGCTGTCGGGCTCGCGCTTATTACTATTATGATGGAGATTATATGGCAGAAGAGCCATGGTGTGATCGCGGAGTTAGAGAAGTAAAAAAATAA
- a CDS encoding deoxyguanosinetriphosphate triphosphohydrolase: MNIRERIEEQEHKMLSAFASKSRDAMREKEEDACEFRTAFQRDRDRIIHSKAFRRLKHKTQVYISPGDHYRMRMTHSLEVSQISRTIARGLMLNEDLTEAIALGHDVGHTPFGHVGEYALRDLIGHYNHNEQSLRVVEHLERNGKGLNLTLEVKDGILNHTGANKPFTLEGNIVRIGDRIAYLCHDYDDGIRAGMIKAVDLPEKVAHILGTNPSNMITVMVSDMIKNSDGYNEIKLSAKVKNAMEEFREFMFQKVYHSAELESDRKKAKYIIHKLYEYFTLHPESLPQEFLEREENWGLEATIVDYIAGLTDIYAVHLFEELFIPSKWIAR, encoded by the coding sequence ATGAACATACGTGAACGTATTGAGGAGCAAGAACATAAGATGCTATCGGCTTTTGCAAGTAAGAGTAGGGATGCAATGCGGGAAAAAGAAGAAGATGCGTGTGAGTTTCGCACCGCTTTTCAACGTGATCGTGATCGAATTATTCATAGTAAGGCTTTTAGACGTTTAAAACATAAAACACAAGTATATATTTCTCCTGGCGATCATTATCGCATGCGCATGACTCATAGTTTAGAAGTATCACAAATATCTCGGACAATTGCCAGAGGACTAATGCTGAATGAAGATTTAACAGAAGCAATTGCTTTAGGGCATGATGTAGGACATACCCCATTTGGACATGTTGGTGAGTACGCTCTACGTGATTTAATTGGACATTATAATCATAATGAACAAAGTTTAAGAGTTGTAGAGCATCTTGAACGTAATGGAAAGGGGCTAAATTTAACACTAGAGGTAAAGGATGGAATTTTAAATCATACGGGTGCAAATAAACCATTTACCTTAGAAGGTAATATTGTCCGTATTGGCGATCGTATTGCTTATCTATGCCATGATTATGACGATGGTATTCGTGCAGGTATGATTAAAGCTGTTGATTTACCGGAAAAAGTTGCTCACATATTAGGTACAAATCCTTCGAATATGATTACTGTTATGGTATCTGATATGATTAAGAATTCAGATGGCTATAATGAAATAAAATTGTCTGCAAAAGTTAAAAATGCGATGGAAGAATTTCGTGAGTTCATGTTTCAAAAAGTCTACCATTCTGCGGAGTTAGAATCAGATCGTAAGAAAGCAAAATATATCATTCATAAACTGTACGAGTACTTTACTCTTCACCCAGAAAGTTTACCTCAGGAATTCTTAGAACGAGAAGAAAATTGGGGGTTAGAAGCAACCATTGTTGATTATATAGCTGGTTTGACGGATATATATGCTGTTCATTTATTTGAAGAATTATTTATACCTTCAAAATGGATTGCTCGGTAA
- the trxA gene encoding thioredoxin: MSVLNIADENEFKEKISQKDKPVLVDFWASWCGPCKMVAPELEAVGQEYEGKAVVMKVNVDEQQQLASNYNVMGIPTLLLFKDGVEVERIVGYRPRKDLMDAIDKVI; the protein is encoded by the coding sequence ATGAGCGTATTGAATATTGCCGATGAAAATGAATTTAAAGAAAAAATATCGCAGAAGGATAAACCTGTACTAGTGGATTTTTGGGCTTCATGGTGTGGACCATGTAAAATGGTTGCCCCTGAATTAGAAGCTGTAGGACAAGAATATGAAGGAAAAGCAGTAGTTATGAAAGTAAATGTTGATGAGCAGCAACAACTTGCCAGTAACTATAATGTGATGGGAATTCCAACCTTATTATTATTTAAAGATGGTGTAGAGGTCGAACGTATTGTAGGATATCGTCCACGTAAAGATTTAATGGATGCTATCGATAAGGTTATATAA
- a CDS encoding LptA/OstA family protein: MKTKVFLLTLLLMLLFAGTTLAAKPIITADQQYFDINTGLYVLNGNVYIEVKNRIITAGQAKVNMGSLEVWGTGGITVSQDDISFTADKVYVYGSQDHAVVEGNVMFSRANLKVTANQVDYNWRDKNAVFSGNVQIRQNDNLVTTDTAKYNIATDTFL; this comes from the coding sequence ATGAAAACTAAAGTTTTCCTACTCACATTGCTCCTTATGTTACTTTTTGCAGGCACTACTTTAGCTGCCAAACCAATCATCACAGCGGATCAACAATATTTTGATATTAATACAGGTTTATATGTATTAAACGGAAATGTTTACATAGAAGTAAAAAACCGTATTATTACTGCTGGTCAAGCTAAAGTAAATATGGGTTCCTTAGAAGTTTGGGGAACTGGTGGCATAACAGTTAGCCAAGACGATATCTCCTTTACCGCTGATAAAGTATATGTATATGGCAGTCAAGATCATGCTGTCGTCGAAGGGAATGTAATGTTCTCCCGTGCAAATCTTAAGGTTACTGCCAATCAAGTGGACTATAACTGGCGAGATAAAAATGCCGTGTTTAGCGGCAATGTACAAATTAGACAAAATGACAACCTAGTGACTACGGATACTGCAAAATATAATATAGCTACAGATACCTTTCTATAG
- the dnaG gene encoding DNA primase codes for MKDAVYDEFIDRLRSESDIVSILSDYVPLKKKGKNYWGCCPFHHENTPSFSVTPDKGFFYCFGCQSGGNVFNFLMKIENVSFFDAVKMLAQKMNIPLPEKNKTPQELAREREHTKLYRANELAREFFYACLTKTVYGKQAKEYLESRGVTNEVIESFKIGFAPPAWDKLLHAFLERGLEQDIMLKAGLIVERNSGDGVYDRFRNRIMFPISDVRGRVVGFGGRVIDDSQPKYLNSPETPVFNKRYILFGFHAAHKFIKESGQAIVVEGYMDAITAHAYGIKNVVASLGTAFSPEQAKLLLRNANEICFAYDSDTAGQNATVRALTILRSMGANVRVVLIPDGKDPDEFIRKHGAEAFKTLIKEANDVLEYQIKQAFDNTDYSSLEGKVAVVSKIVPVLASADNAVEVNTHIARISQMLAIDESAIRSEVRKYLFQNKKDKNVNVGKNISNILVTRKPSIAIEQAEKHLIRLMCGDSSLIPYIEKELSVTEIQGEHRREIIELIFKEYNMGKDITDTAWTMMLSETANAELSHIMLIDIQYNDSDSIKMVDDCIKNMRLTNLKLLYEQSRLRADELERLGDSGFLQALAESQRIKDEINKLHCV; via the coding sequence ATGAAAGATGCGGTTTATGATGAGTTTATTGATAGATTACGTTCTGAAAGTGACATAGTAAGTATTCTATCAGATTATGTTCCTTTGAAAAAAAAGGGGAAAAATTATTGGGGCTGCTGTCCATTTCATCATGAGAACACTCCGTCATTTTCTGTAACACCTGACAAAGGATTCTTTTATTGTTTTGGTTGTCAAAGTGGTGGTAATGTATTCAATTTTTTGATGAAAATTGAAAACGTTAGTTTCTTTGATGCGGTGAAAATGTTGGCTCAAAAAATGAATATTCCTTTGCCAGAAAAGAACAAAACACCACAAGAGTTGGCAAGGGAGCGGGAACATACTAAATTATACCGTGCTAATGAATTGGCTAGGGAGTTTTTTTATGCTTGTTTGACAAAGACAGTCTATGGGAAGCAAGCAAAAGAGTACCTAGAATCCCGTGGGGTTACAAATGAAGTTATTGAAAGTTTTAAAATTGGTTTTGCTCCCCCAGCTTGGGATAAATTATTGCATGCCTTCTTAGAACGGGGGTTAGAGCAGGATATTATGCTAAAAGCTGGTTTAATTGTGGAACGAAATTCTGGTGATGGTGTTTATGATCGGTTTCGTAATCGCATTATGTTTCCTATTTCTGATGTACGTGGCCGGGTAGTTGGTTTTGGTGGAAGAGTGATTGATGATAGCCAACCTAAATATCTTAATTCACCAGAGACCCCTGTTTTTAACAAAAGATATATTTTGTTTGGTTTTCATGCTGCTCATAAGTTTATAAAAGAATCTGGGCAAGCCATCGTAGTAGAAGGCTATATGGATGCTATTACTGCTCATGCTTATGGCATAAAAAATGTAGTAGCGTCATTAGGAACAGCCTTTTCGCCAGAACAGGCAAAGTTATTACTTCGCAATGCGAACGAAATATGTTTTGCTTATGATAGTGATACAGCTGGTCAAAATGCTACGGTCAGAGCTTTAACAATTCTGCGCAGTATGGGGGCAAATGTGAGAGTGGTATTAATCCCTGATGGAAAAGATCCTGATGAATTTATCCGTAAGCATGGCGCTGAAGCTTTTAAGACATTAATTAAGGAAGCTAATGATGTTTTGGAGTATCAAATCAAGCAGGCTTTTGATAATACAGATTATAGTAGTTTAGAAGGTAAAGTTGCCGTAGTATCAAAAATAGTTCCAGTGTTAGCTTCGGCAGACAATGCTGTAGAAGTGAATACGCATATTGCGCGTATATCTCAGATGTTAGCAATTGACGAAAGTGCAATACGTAGTGAAGTTCGTAAATATTTGTTTCAAAATAAAAAGGATAAAAATGTAAATGTAGGAAAGAATATATCTAATATATTGGTTACGAGAAAACCATCGATTGCGATAGAGCAGGCCGAAAAACATCTTATTCGCTTGATGTGTGGGGATAGCTCCCTTATACCATATATTGAAAAAGAACTTTCTGTTACAGAAATACAGGGAGAGCACAGGCGTGAAATAATCGAATTAATATTTAAAGAGTATAATATGGGAAAAGATATTACGGATACTGCTTGGACGATGATGCTAAGTGAGACAGCAAATGCGGAATTATCCCATATTATGTTAATTGATATACAATACAATGATAGTGATAGTATAAAAATGGTTGATGATTGTATAAAAAATATGCGCCTAACAAACTTAAAGTTATTGTATGAACAGTCCCGATTAAGGGCTGATGAATTAGAACGTCTGGGGGATAGTGGTTTTCTGCAGGCATTAGCAGAAAGTCAACGAATAAAAGATGAAATTAATAAATTACATTGTGTTTAA
- a CDS encoding twin-arginine translocase TatA/TatE family subunit, which produces MFNFSMSELVVILAIALVVFGPAKLPEIGKAIGKGISNFKTAVTNEDDNRKS; this is translated from the coding sequence ATGTTTAATTTTAGTATGTCTGAATTAGTGGTTATTTTGGCAATTGCCTTAGTTGTATTTGGACCAGCTAAACTACCGGAGATAGGTAAGGCAATAGGTAAGGGAATTAGTAATTTCAAAACGGCTGTTACCAATGAGGACGATAATCGCAAATCCTAA
- a CDS encoding class I SAM-dependent methyltransferase: protein MKLVGRLAALAELVPEGSRVADIGTDHAYLPIELVQGHIVTSAIAGDVNLGPWKAAKEHVDALGLTHRISVRLGDGITVLSPGEVDVVIIAGMGGQTIIEILTGKPEVTKSLKRLILQPMVAANTVRRWLNENEWDVVDERLVQEEGRLYEIVVAEPGGATSCEPIMYDIGEKLWRDKSELLSVHIEQLIAQTKRVLQEMSLSDNAKKSQKYHEYTERLQQLEAKQRCL, encoded by the coding sequence TTGAAGCTTGTTGGAAGATTAGCTGCGTTGGCGGAATTGGTGCCGGAGGGATCGCGTGTGGCAGATATTGGTACTGATCATGCTTATTTACCTATTGAATTAGTGCAAGGGCATATTGTTACTTCAGCAATAGCTGGTGACGTTAATCTGGGGCCTTGGAAGGCAGCAAAAGAACATGTAGATGCCCTCGGGCTTACGCACCGAATTTCTGTGCGTTTAGGTGATGGAATAACAGTGCTTTCTCCTGGAGAAGTGGATGTTGTTATTATTGCTGGTATGGGTGGTCAGACAATTATTGAGATACTAACAGGAAAGCCTGAAGTTACTAAGTCGCTTAAGCGTTTAATTTTGCAACCTATGGTGGCCGCGAATACTGTGAGACGTTGGTTAAATGAAAATGAATGGGATGTTGTTGACGAAAGATTGGTCCAAGAGGAAGGGCGATTGTACGAAATAGTTGTGGCCGAACCAGGGGGGGCAACTAGTTGTGAACCTATTATGTACGACATTGGGGAAAAACTGTGGAGAGATAAATCGGAACTTCTATCTGTACACATTGAGCAACTCATTGCGCAGACTAAACGCGTCTTACAGGAGATGTCACTCAGTGATAATGCAAAAAAGAGCCAAAAGTATCATGAATATACCGAAAGATTACAACAATTGGAGGCTAAACAGCGATGTCTGTAA